GATCGGCGGGCGCGCGTTAGGGGACAGCAATGGCAAAGCCGGCAGTGGTTGTGGTGGGCGCGGACAAGGGCGGGGTCGGCAAGACCACGGTGTCGCGTACGTTGCTCGATTATTTTTCCGCCAACAACGTGCCGACGCGCGCGTTCGACACGGAATCGCCGCGCGGGACGCTGAAGCGCTTCCACCCGGAGATCACCGAGATCGTCGACATGATGACGACGGCCGATCAGATGAAGATCTTCGACACGCTCAACGCGGCGAGCCCGTCGGTGACCGTGATCGACGTGCGCGCCGGCCTGCTCTCGCCGGCGCTGGCCTCGCTGCGCGACATCGGTTTCCTGGACGCCGCCAAGGCGGGCCAGATCACCTTCGCGGTGTTCCACATCCTCGGCCCCTCGATCGCCTCACTGGACGAGATCGCCGAGACCGCAGGCTTCATGACCGGCGCGAAATATTTCCTGGTGAAGAACTTCATCAACGACACCCAGTTCTTCCAGTGGGACCAGTCGACCTACAATTCCTATTTCCACCGCATCAAGGACGCCACCGAGCTGACCATCCCCAAGCTCAACGAAATGGCCTATGAACAGGTCGAGGTTTCGTCCGTTCCATTCCTGAAGTTCGTTGCCAACAAGGGGATGAACGACGAAGCCGCGAACTATTCCTTCGTGCTGCGCGGCTATGTCCGGCACTGGCTGGCGAACGTCTGGAGCGAGTTCGACCGCATCCGGCTGACCGACATCGTCGGCTCCAAGCCCGCGGCCCGCAGCAGCGAAAAATAGTTGCGCAGCACGGGTGGATACGGCTGGATTGGGCACTGAGTTCGCTCAGATAATAGCTCGTGATGTCTGCAACGCCCGTCTACATCATCTGCTCGCCCCGCCCGCAGGTCGGCAAGACGCTGCTGGCGCGGCTGCTCGCCGAATTCCTGCTGCTCAAGAACGGCGACGTCGCGGCCTTCGACGTCAATCTGAAGGAACCGTCGCTGCTCGACTATCTGCCGAAGATCACCGAGACGGCCGACGTGATCGACACGTACGGCAAGATGCAGCTCATGGACCGCGTCATCGTCGATGACGGCCTCGCCAAGGTGATCGACCTCGGCTTCCACGCCTTTGACGAGTTCTTCAAGATGACCGACGAGATCGGTCTGTTGAAGGAGGCCGCCCGCCGCCATGTCGCTCCCATGATCCTGTTCGTTGCCGACACCGACCGCGTCTCGGCGCGTGCGCATGAGATGCTGCGTGGACAGATCCCGCGGATGAACCTGATCACGGTGGACAACGAACACGTCGTGCGCGGCGAGCTGCCGCCCACGATGGAAGGCGGCCGGGTGTTCCGGCTACCGGCCCTCCCCGGCTTCCTGAAGACCTATATCGACCGGCTGAACTTCTCCTTCACCGGCTATTTGCGCCAGGAGAAGGATTCGTCCACCGAGCTGCACCAATGGATTCGGCGGAACTATCTCGCCTTCCGCGAGCTCGAGCTCAGCCTGATCCTGCAGCAATCCTAGAGATATTTTATCCGGGCAATATCGCGGACCAGCCGCCCGCGGTCGCTCAGTGCCCCTCGAACGTCATCAGCGTGCGGACCGGCACGTCCATGGCGCGCAGCTTGGCTGCGCCGCCGAGCTCGGGCAGGTCGATGATGAAGCAGGCGGCAATCACATTGGCACCGATCTGCCTCAGCAGCTTCACCGCGCCCTCCGCGGTGCCGCCGGTGGCAATGAGATCGTCGACCAGGATCACGCGTTCGCCGGGCGCGACGGCGTCGACATGCATCTCCATCTCGTCGATGCCATACTCCAGCGAATAGGCGATGCGCACCGTGGTGTGCGGCAGCTTGCCCTTCTTCCGGATCGGCACGAAGCCGGCGGAGAGCTGATGCGCCACCGCGCCGCCGAGGATGAAGCCGCGCGCCTCCATGCCGGCGACCTTGTCGATCTTGTTGCCGGCCCAGGGATGCACGAGCTGGTCGACCGCACGGCGGAAGGCGCGCGCGTCGGCGAGTAGCGTGGTGATGTCGCGGAACATGATCCCGGGCTTTGGATAGTCGGGAATCGTGCGGACGCTGGCCTTCAGATCGTGGTCAAAAGTCATTGGTGTTCCATCTCAGTTGTCATTCCGGGGCGGCTCGAAGAGCCGAACCCGGAATCTCGAGATTCCGGGTCTGGTGCTTACGCACTATCCCGGAATGACGAGCATGAAAGCATGCACTCAATTCGTCCTCGCTTCCAGCCGGAACGCGTTCTCGACGATGCGCAGGCCGACCTCGCCGCCCAGCGACATCAGCGATTCCGGGTGGAATTGCACGCCGGCGACCGGCAGCGTCTTATGCTCCAGCGCCATGGCGACGCCATCCTCGGTGCTGGCGGTTACGGTCAGAACATCCGGCATGCTGTCGCGCTCGACATAGAGCGAATGATAGCGGCCGATCACGATCTCGTTCGGCAGATTGCGCATCAGGCGACCACCGCGCACCTGCACCCGCGAGGGCCGGCCATGGGCGGGATGCGCCAGTTGCCCGAGCTCGCCGCCAAAGTATTCGCCGATCGCCTGCACGCCGAGGCAGACGCCGAACACCGGCAGCTTCTTCTCCAGCGCCGCGTCGATCGTCTTCCTGATCCCGAAATCCTCCGGCCGTCCCGGCCCGGGCGACAGCACCAGCAGATCCCACTTCCTCTGCTCGAGCATGTCGAGCGCATGCACATAGCGCACCACCGTGACGCTGGCGCCGACCTGACGGAAATAGTCGGCGAGCATGTGCACGAAGCTGTCGTCGTGGTCGATCAGCAGCACCTGCTTGCCCGAGCCGGTCGCATCGGGCGCGAAGGTCGACAGCGGTTTTGGCGGATCACCGCGCAAGGCCTGGAACAGGGCGGCCGCCTTCACCTGGCATTCGCGGTCCTCCGAGGCGGGATCTGAATCGAACAGGCAGGTGGCGCCGACGCGCACCTCGGCGAGGCCATCCTTCATCCGGATGGTGCGGATGGTGAGGCCGGTATTGATGCTGCCGTCGAAATTCACCGCGCCGATGGCGCCGGCGTACCAGCGCCGCGGCGAACGCTCGTGATCCTCGACGAATTGCATGGCCCAGAGCTTTGGCGCGCCGGTCACCGTCACCGCCCAGGCATGGGTGAGGAACGCATCGAGCGCATCGAAGCCCGGGCGCAGCACGCCCTCGACATGATCGACGGTGTGGAAGAGCTTCGAATAGGTCTCGATCTGGCGGCGCGCCAGCACCTTGATCGTGCCGGGGACGCAGACGCGCGCCTTGTCGTTGCGGTCGACATCGGTGCACATGTTGAGCTCGAACTCGTCCTTTTCCGAGTTCAGGAGCTGGCGGATCTGCTCGGCGTCTCCGATCGCATCGGTGCCGCGCGCGATGGTGCCCGAGATCGGGCAGGTTTCGACGCGGCGCCCGTCGGAGCGCACGAACATTTCCGGCGACGCCGACACCAGGAACTCGCCGTCGCCGAGATTCATCAACGCGCCGTAGGGCGACGGGTTGATGACGCAGAGACGCTGGAAAACTTCGGCCGGCGAGCGCTCACACGGTTCTGCGAAAAGTTGTCCCGGCACCGCCTCGAACAAGTCGCCGCGCGCAAACGCCGCGCGCGCCGTCTCCACCGTCGCCTGATACTCGCCGGGTGCGTGATCGGCAAAGCCCTGACGTGGCGTCTTCAGGTAGGGGCTGTCGGCCGTCTCGTGCGGCATGCCTTCCGTTGATTTGCCCTTCCAGGCGAAATCGTAGGTCAGGACCACGCCGCGGCCGGTGGCACGGTCATAGGCAAGCAGGCGATCGGGGACATAGAGCACGATGTCGCGCTGGTCCTGCTCGCGCGCGCGCTTCTGCACCAGGTCCTCGATCTGGAACACGAGGTCGTAGGCGAAGGCGCCGAGCAGGCCGAGCAGCGCATCGTCATTGGCGGAGAAGGCGGCGATGAGATCGCGCACCAGCGACATCACGCTGGCGCGCCGCGTGCGCTGGTCTTCCTCGACCGGGGCATCGCCGCGGATGATGTGGCCGGACAGGCGCGAGGCGGTCCTCTCGGAGATCACCACGCAAGGCTCGCGCAAGACGTCGCCGAGGAAGGCGATCAGCACCTGCCCGCGCCCGTTCAGCGCTTCGAGGGTGAAGTTGAAGCCGACCGTCTCGAGCTTGAGCGGCGGGTCGGAGAAGCCGAGGTCAAAACTCTCGTAGCGGCCGGGCACGGTCGTGCCCGAGGACAGCACCACGCCGCGGCGGCGGTCGAGCAGGCTGATGAGATCGTCGAGCCTGTTGGCGCCGCCGGTGAACTGCTCCACCACACGCGTGACGGCAAGGCCGGCGCGGGTTAGATAGTCGCTTCTGGCCGGAAGGGCAAAAACGGTCCTGTTCATGTGATCCTCTTGGGCTCCTCTTACGAGACTTGCCGAGGGAACGCCACACAGGACAAACGATCAGGCCGCCGCACTGCGTTGGCGACCTTCGACGATTTTGAGAAAAGAAATCGCACCGGCCACCTCTTTAGGAGGTGCGCCACCAACGACGGGCTGGGCAAACGGCGGTGCTCATGGGGAACTAACACCATGGCACGGGGGCGGCGTCAAGGGCGAGCCGAGCCTCCCCGGTCGTCGAAATGGTACAGACCAGATTGCGGATCATGCCTGGATCCGCATGCTGTCTCGACCAGCGGCTGCCTCTGCGGCATGACGCTCGATTTCGGCTCGCGTTACCGTGAGCGCGGCCTTGCCGTCAGATCCGACGAAGTCGGCGCGGTCGCCCAAGGTTGCCACCATAACGCAGGTCTGCCCGGTGATCGCATACCATGCCGCCCAGTCGTCGCTCACTCTCAGCGCCGTGATCTGCGCAGCTGGATCCAGATCCGACTTTCCCAGCAACAAATCGATGGCTTCGGCCGCCAGGTTTTGCTCTGCGATTCTCGAGAAGTTCCGAATCGTGTCAGCCTCGACAACAGATAGCCGCGCGCCCACCAGGGGCGGCGGAAAGCTCTTCAAAATTTCATGCATTTCCGCAGGCCTCGGCCTCTGATCGCCCGGGCCGTATTCATAAAGTTGTCCACCCGCTTCCTCATAGACGCACAGTCGCGAGCCCTTGTCGGTCTTAACGCCGAAGGCCATGCATTGCTGCCCTGCCACCTCCATATTGCTTCCTGGAAGAACCATGAGCTTGAGCTCTGGCTCGGGCGCCACCGCCCCGCATGCCGCCGCCACCGTGATTTGCAAGCTGTCGGTCATCTGGAAGCTGATCCGGTGAACGCTTCGCCAGATCCGGCGGTGCGACCGATGCGGGTGAAGTTGCGCAAGCCGCTCGATTTCGGAAGCGTACTGCTCCTGCGCGACGGCGTGCAATTCGGGCCAGCTTGCGATCCATCGAGCCGCAAGTTCTGTTATGGGTTGCTGTCGTTCTGCCTCATAGAAGCGGCGATCAAGCGCATTGAGCGCCGCAGCGCGCTTTCCGAATCCGCTTTGCAGCGCAGCCTCCCCGGGGTGTTCCTCCACCCAGGCCATCATCTCTCGCAAGATCTGGTGCTGCGCGCTCGCTCCCATAGCCTTCAGTCCCGCGAGCGCATCGCCAGACGTCGTCGGAAGCATCGCGATGCCCGTGTTGCCGATGAACTGACTGTGACCGCCGTTGTTGACCTGAGCGAGATAGTAGTCAGCGTGATAGGCCTGCATAGCCACAGCCGGCAGCTCACGTCCCGTGTAGACGCCGACGCGTTGAATTTCGTTGACGTAATCGACCACCGCGCAGGTCAGATAATCAGCCTTCTCGGTATCCCGAGCCGCTTCCAGTGCACTACGAGGCACGACAACCGTTGCTAAGCGGCCTCCTTCGATCATCACGCCTCCCGTACCCGCCATGGCGAAGTGCCATTTAACTACGTCTTATGGTTGCAGAAGACAATTGCACGCGGCAAGAGGCGCCCGGCGGCCTTGCGCGCTGCAGGCTGCACCCCTACCCCAGATGCTTCCTGAAAAACTCCGTCGCCCGGCCCCAGGCGAGCTCGGCGGCCTCGCGGTCGTGCACCGCCTGGCGCTGCTCGTTGACGAAGGCGTGCTCGGCGTCATAGCGGAACAGCTCCAGCGATTTACCGGCCGCCTTCATGCCCTTTTCGAAGGCATCCACCACCTGCGGCGTACACCAGTCGTCCTTGTTGGCGAAGTGGGCCTGGAGCGGAATCTTGACGTCGGCAGGCTTGGCCGCCTGCTCCGGCGGGATGCCGTAGAACACGACGCCAGCCGCAAGCTCCGGGATCCTGGCGGCGCCGATGATGGTCACCGCGCCGCCGAGGCAGAAGCCCGTCAGGCCGACCTTGGCACCATTGCGGGAAAGATATTGTGTAGCGCCGCGCACGGTCTGCGTGGTCAAGTCCATGAAGTCGAGCGAGTTCATTTCCTTGTTGGCGCTCTCGGTGTCGTGATACGGCACCACCTTGCCCTTGTAGAGATCGGGCGCCAGGGCGTCGAAACCGGCCAGCGCAAAGCGGTCGCAGAGGCCCTTGATCTGGTCCGACAGCCCCCACCACTCCTGGATCACGACGACGCCCGGCGCATTGCCGCGCGCGGCGTTGGCGAGATAGCCCGATGCATCCTTGCCGTCAGGGCGCTTGAAGGTGATGACGGTTCCCATGTTGTCCTCCGACGATGTTCTGGGGGCGGTTGGCGGTATTTTGGCCGGTGGGCGCGCGATAGGCAATCGCACCAAACAACACACTCTCGTGCCCCGGATGCTGCGCAGCGCACCGCGCTTGCGGCGTGACAGCCACGCGCACCCTGGGTCCCGGCTCTGCGCAGCAGCGCTGCACGCTGCAGCGCGTCCGGGACACGAGTTGCGGCAACAAAAAAGCCCCTCGCGGGGGCTTTTCCATTTCTCGTCTCTTATTCGCCGCTCAGTGCGAGTCGGCCCAGACCTTCTTCTTGGTGAAGTACATCAGCCCCGCGAAGATGATCAGGAACACGAACACCTGGAAGCCCAGGCGCTTTCGCGCTTCCATGTGCGGCTCGGCGGTCCACATTAGGAAGGTGGTGACGTCCTTGGCGTACTGCGCGACCGTGGTGGGCGAACCGTCGTCATAGGTCACCTGACCGTCGCTGAGCGGCTTCGGCATCTTGATGGCGTGGCCCGGGAAGTACTTGTTGTAGTACGAGCCCTCCGGGATGGTCACACCCTCCGGCACCTTCTCTTCAAAGCCCTGAAGCACCGCCGCGACGTAGTCCGGCCCCTGCTCCTGGTACTGCGTGAAGAAGTCGAAGATGAACCAGGGGAAGCCGCGTTCGTAGGAGCGCGCCTTGGTGATCAGCGACAGGTCGGGCGGCGCCGCACCGCCGTTCGCCGCACGAGCCGCCTGCTCGTTCGGGAATGGCGAGGGGAAGTAGTCGGCTGGGCGGCCCGGGCGCTCGAACATGTCACCGGCATCATTCGGACCGTCCTTGATCTTGTACTCCGAGGCGAACGCCACCGCCTGTGCCGGCGAATAGCCGGGGCCGCCGGCTTCCGCGAGGTTGCGGAAGGCGACGAAGGACAGGCCGTGGCAGTTGGCGCAGACCTCCTTGTAGACCTTCAGCCCGCGCTGGAGCGCACCGCGGTCGAACTTGCCGAACGGACCTGCGAACGACCATTTGTTGGCTGGCGGCTTGTCGTTGCCTTCGGCGGCGCGGGCGTCCTGCAACGTGCCGAGGAACAGCGCACCCGCAGCAACGAGCGTGACCGCGACGGAAGCCGCGACCTTACCGCCCCTGGCAAGCACCGCCTCCGAGATCGAGTTCGGCACCGACCGCGGCGTCTCGATGCGCGAGAGCAGCGGCAGCACGATCAGGAAGTAGGCGAAGTAGCAGACCGTCAGGATGCGGCCGGCGATCACATAGATGCCCTCCGGCGGCTGTGCGCCGAGATAGCCGAGCAGCAGGCAGACCACGACGAAGATCCAGAAGAACTGCTTGGCGAGCGGACGGTACTTCGAGGACCTGGTCCTGGCGCTGTCGAGCCAGGGCAGGAAGCACAGGATGAGGATCGCCGAGAACATCGCGATGACGCCAGCGAGCTTGTTCGGGATCGAGCGCAGGATCGCGTAGAACGGCAGGTAATACCATTCCGGCACGATGTGCGGAGGCGTCACGCCAGGGTTCGCCGGGATGTAGTTGTCGGCGTCGCCGAGGTAGTTCGGCATGTAGAAGATGAACCAGGCGTAGAGGATCAAGAAGCAGGACACGCCGAACATGTCCTTGATGGTCGCATGCGGCGTGAACGGCACCGTGTCCTTTTCGGTCTTCGGTTCGACGCCGTCAGGATTGTTCTGGCCGGCGACGTGCAGCGCCCAGACGTGGAGCACGACGACGCCTGCGATCAGGAATGGCAGCAGGTAGTGCAGCGAGAAGAAGCGGTTCAGGGTCGGATTGCCGACCGAATAGCCGCCCCACAACAGCGTCACGATGCTCTCGCCGACATAGGGAATTGCGGAGAACAGGTTGGTGATGACGGTGGCGCCCCAGAAGCTCATCTGGCCCCACGGCAGCACGTAGCCCATGAAGCCGGTCGCCATCATCAGGAGATAGATGATGACGCCGAGGATCCACAGCACCTCGCGCGGCTCCTTGTACGACCCGTAATAGAGACCGCGGAACATGTGGACGTAGACGGCGAAGAAGAACATCGACGCCCCGACGGCGTGCATGTTGCGCAGCAGCCAGCCATAGTTGACGTCGCGCACGATCAGCTCGACCGACTTGAAGGCCAGGTCGGCGTAGGGCGTGTAGTGCATCGCCAGGATCACGCCGGTCAGGATCTGCATCCCGAGCATGAACGAGAGGATAGCGCCGAAGGTCCACCAGTAGTTCAGGTTACGCGGAGTGGGATAGGCGACGAAGGAAGAGTGGATGAGACCAATGATCGGCAGACGTCGCTCGATCCATTGCAAGGCCGGATTGCTCGGCTGGTAGTCGGATGGTCCGCTCATGATGCGATCCTGAGGAAATAAAACGACGTGACGGCGCGAAGCTTCGGACGAAGGCCCGAGGCTCAGCCGATCTGAATTTTGGTGTCGGAGACGAACTGGTAGGGCGGCACCGCCAGGTTGGCAGGCGCGGGCCCCTGGCGGATACGGCCGGACGTGTCGTACTGCGAACCGTGGCACGGGCAGAAGAAGCCGTCGTAATTGCCCTCATGGGCGATCGGGATACAGCCGAGATGGGTGCAGATGCCGATCACGACCAGCCACTGATCGTGGCCGGACTTGACCCGGGCCTCGTCGCTCTGGGGATCGGGCAGGCTCGCCACGGGTACGGCGCGCGCTTCCTCG
The DNA window shown above is from Bradyrhizobium sp. CB1650 and carries:
- a CDS encoding adenine phosphoribosyltransferase, whose translation is MTFDHDLKASVRTIPDYPKPGIMFRDITTLLADARAFRRAVDQLVHPWAGNKIDKVAGMEARGFILGGAVAHQLSAGFVPIRKKGKLPHTTVRIAYSLEYGIDEMEMHVDAVAPGERVILVDDLIATGGTAEGAVKLLRQIGANVIAACFIIDLPELGGAAKLRAMDVPVRTLMTFEGH
- a CDS encoding anthranilate synthase component I — its product is MNRTVFALPARSDYLTRAGLAVTRVVEQFTGGANRLDDLISLLDRRRGVVLSSGTTVPGRYESFDLGFSDPPLKLETVGFNFTLEALNGRGQVLIAFLGDVLREPCVVISERTASRLSGHIIRGDAPVEEDQRTRRASVMSLVRDLIAAFSANDDALLGLLGAFAYDLVFQIEDLVQKRAREQDQRDIVLYVPDRLLAYDRATGRGVVLTYDFAWKGKSTEGMPHETADSPYLKTPRQGFADHAPGEYQATVETARAAFARGDLFEAVPGQLFAEPCERSPAEVFQRLCVINPSPYGALMNLGDGEFLVSASPEMFVRSDGRRVETCPISGTIARGTDAIGDAEQIRQLLNSEKDEFELNMCTDVDRNDKARVCVPGTIKVLARRQIETYSKLFHTVDHVEGVLRPGFDALDAFLTHAWAVTVTGAPKLWAMQFVEDHERSPRRWYAGAIGAVNFDGSINTGLTIRTIRMKDGLAEVRVGATCLFDSDPASEDRECQVKAAALFQALRGDPPKPLSTFAPDATGSGKQVLLIDHDDSFVHMLADYFRQVGASVTVVRYVHALDMLEQRKWDLLVLSPGPGRPEDFGIRKTIDAALEKKLPVFGVCLGVQAIGEYFGGELGQLAHPAHGRPSRVQVRGGRLMRNLPNEIVIGRYHSLYVERDSMPDVLTVTASTEDGVAMALEHKTLPVAGVQFHPESLMSLGGEVGLRIVENAFRLEARTN
- a CDS encoding DUF4375 domain-containing protein, encoding MIEGGRLATVVVPRSALEAARDTEKADYLTCAVVDYVNEIQRVGVYTGRELPAVAMQAYHADYYLAQVNNGGHSQFIGNTGIAMLPTTSGDALAGLKAMGASAQHQILREMMAWVEEHPGEAALQSGFGKRAAALNALDRRFYEAERQQPITELAARWIASWPELHAVAQEQYASEIERLAQLHPHRSHRRIWRSVHRISFQMTDSLQITVAAACGAVAPEPELKLMVLPGSNMEVAGQQCMAFGVKTDKGSRLCVYEEAGGQLYEYGPGDQRPRPAEMHEILKSFPPPLVGARLSVVEADTIRNFSRIAEQNLAAEAIDLLLGKSDLDPAAQITALRVSDDWAAWYAITGQTCVMVATLGDRADFVGSDGKAALTVTRAEIERHAAEAAAGRDSMRIQA
- a CDS encoding dienelactone hydrolase family protein; this translates as MGTVITFKRPDGKDASGYLANAARGNAPGVVVIQEWWGLSDQIKGLCDRFALAGFDALAPDLYKGKVVPYHDTESANKEMNSLDFMDLTTQTVRGATQYLSRNGAKVGLTGFCLGGAVTIIGAARIPELAAGVVFYGIPPEQAAKPADVKIPLQAHFANKDDWCTPQVVDAFEKGMKAAGKSLELFRYDAEHAFVNEQRQAVHDREAAELAWGRATEFFRKHLG
- the fbcH gene encoding cytochrome b/c1; this translates as MSGPSDYQPSNPALQWIERRLPIIGLIHSSFVAYPTPRNLNYWWTFGAILSFMLGMQILTGVILAMHYTPYADLAFKSVELIVRDVNYGWLLRNMHAVGASMFFFAVYVHMFRGLYYGSYKEPREVLWILGVIIYLLMMATGFMGYVLPWGQMSFWGATVITNLFSAIPYVGESIVTLLWGGYSVGNPTLNRFFSLHYLLPFLIAGVVVLHVWALHVAGQNNPDGVEPKTEKDTVPFTPHATIKDMFGVSCFLILYAWFIFYMPNYLGDADNYIPANPGVTPPHIVPEWYYLPFYAILRSIPNKLAGVIAMFSAILILCFLPWLDSARTRSSKYRPLAKQFFWIFVVVCLLLGYLGAQPPEGIYVIAGRILTVCYFAYFLIVLPLLSRIETPRSVPNSISEAVLARGGKVAASVAVTLVAAGALFLGTLQDARAAEGNDKPPANKWSFAGPFGKFDRGALQRGLKVYKEVCANCHGLSFVAFRNLAEAGGPGYSPAQAVAFASEYKIKDGPNDAGDMFERPGRPADYFPSPFPNEQAARAANGGAAPPDLSLITKARSYERGFPWFIFDFFTQYQEQGPDYVAAVLQGFEEKVPEGVTIPEGSYYNKYFPGHAIKMPKPLSDGQVTYDDGSPTTVAQYAKDVTTFLMWTAEPHMEARKRLGFQVFVFLIIFAGLMYFTKKKVWADSH
- the petA gene encoding ubiquinol-cytochrome c reductase iron-sulfur subunit codes for the protein MTTASSADHPTRRDFLFVATGAAAAVGGAGALWPFISQMNPDASTIAAGAPIEVDLSPIAEGQDIKVFWRGKPIYISHRTKKQIEEARAVPVASLPDPQSDEARVKSGHDQWLVVIGICTHLGCIPIAHEGNYDGFFCPCHGSQYDTSGRIRQGPAPANLAVPPYQFVSDTKIQIG